In Armatimonadota bacterium, the genomic stretch TGCGCCAGGACATGGAACACATGCATTAGGGACCCGGCAAGGATGCCGGGACAGAAATAATAGGTGTGTTTCCGGAGGTTGGGCATGCATAAGGTTTTGTGGGGTTTATCCGTAATCATGATTGCAGCAATAGCAGGATGCGGGGGTGGAGGAGGTTCCGTCAGCGGGACCACACCGTCGTCCTCACTCAAACTGTCGGATGAAGTTGTGGGGGCGTGGCAAGTGGCGAGTTTGAGCCTGCCCAATAACCAGATCGTTATTGAAGAAGACGGCGACGTTGCGGTCGAAGTCACCGGTTCTCAAACTCGCGGCGACAGCACGGTTGTCATAGGCAGTTGCGGCAGCGATGGCACACTTAGCCTGAACGGCAATTGGACGGCTGATGGAGCCAAGCATACGATTGATGCGACCGGAAGTGTCGATTCAAACAGCAGCAAGCTATCGCTGTGCGCCACTGTCCGTCAGGACGAGGAGATCATTTGCCAGAACGTCACTGTGACGGGAGTCAGGAGTGATGACACTTCAGATCAAACCGGTGATGATGTTGAGACTCCGCCTGCCCCGCCTAGTATGGATGATCCATACGATACTCCACCGGCGCCGCCTTCTTTCTGACATAATAAACCGAGATCAGACGGTCGTCCGACGTAATGCCGGGCGACCGGAAATGGTGTGCTACCACACATCCGTAAGGCACGACAGAGCAGAAGGTTCTTTTGCACGATGAAGCGCGACTTGCAATGCCACTGTTGTGCCGAGAGGTCCGGTCGCCAGATAGACCGCATCCGCAATTGAGATCATTGTCTTATAGCCCATACCCAGCGATATTGCAGTCGTATATCCTCTGGTTAAAGCCACGTGAGGAAGCGCAAGAACGTCAATTCCAGTGCCATGGTCCGACATTACAAAAACCAGCGCTTCGGGCATTTTGTGCAGAGACGCATGCCCTCCGCTATCATGCTTGAGGGAATTACTCGTTGCTTCACCTGCGCACAGCACCAGGTCTTCAATTTTCGATTCTTCCATGCCGAATGATTTTGCAGCCTGTGCAACTTCTTCTCTTATAGAACTCAGGTGTTCTTCGTTCTTTATACACCAGGATGCCAAAGGCATTCCCACCAGTTGTTCTATTTCCTCGTGGCTGGAAATTGCGAGTTTCCCGCATGTTGCCGCAAGTATCGTGCGTTTATAGAATTCCCGCATATGAGTTTCAAGCTCTCGACTTTTTTGCTCGGCCTTCTTTAGCTGAGTAATGTCCATTCCCAGGTCCAGTCCCATGATTACCTTTTCCTCCGCATTAAAAATGGGGGCCGCATTGCTGAGCACTAGAACAGTTGATCCGTCGGCGCATCTTTCTTCCCATTGAATGTTATCGATAACTTCTCCGGCGAAGACTCGTGCAATAACCGCTTCTCTCTCTGCTCTGTCTTCCGGTCTGGCGATCGTGTCGTACAGTGAACGTCCTACAAGATATTCGACAGTGAATCCCAAAGTATGTTCGGATGCCGCATTGGCCTGGGTAATAACTCCATTGCGGTCATATGCGTAGATAACTGCAGGCACATAGTTAAAAATTGCGCGGAAGCTCTGTTCCGAGCGCATCAGTTTTTCTTGAGCTTCGGTGCGTTCTGTGATATCGTGGGCTGCTCCGTGGTAACCTATCAAGTTGTTTTCAAAATCAAAGATTGATTTGGCATTGATCTCCAAGTAACGTATTTGCCCACTTTTGGAAACAAAGCGAAGCACACACCCGATAGTCTTATTTCTTCGTGCGACTGTGTCGTTGAAAGTCTCAATCAAACTTACGCGG encodes the following:
- a CDS encoding PAS domain S-box protein — its product is MPTKRKNSAQLLSEQVVNDHKNPRDEGAVSECDYKELVEALSDWVWTIDTHARFMYSSPALHKILGYTEEEVIGKNAFDFALPEDRVSLIETFNDTVARRNKTIGCVLRFVSKSGQIRYLEINAKSIFDFENNLIGYHGAAHDITERTEAQEKLMRSEQSFRAIFNYVPAVIYAYDRNGVITQANAASEHTLGFTVEYLVGRSLYDTIARPEDRAEREAVIARVFAGEVIDNIQWEERCADGSTVLVLSNAAPIFNAEEKVIMGLDLGMDITQLKKAEQKSRELETHMREFYKRTILAATCGKLAISSHEEIEQLVGMPLASWCIKNEEHLSSIREEVAQAAKSFGMEESKIEDLVLCAGEATSNSLKHDSGGHASLHKMPEALVFVMSDHGTGIDVLALPHVALTRGYTTAISLGMGYKTMISIADAVYLATGPLGTTVALQVALHRAKEPSALSCLTDVW